The proteins below are encoded in one region of Arthrobacter sp. CJ23:
- a CDS encoding isocitrate lyase/phosphoenolpyruvate mutase family protein, with the protein MTESNIQAWAEKLKALHEAPEILSVVNVWDAISASTVAALPETKAIATAGHSIAAAYGYADGTMPLDVALDGVKRIVNAVELPVTADLDDGYEDPAETIRRAIGIGVVGANVEDRLRPFDEAVARVKAIVDAANGEGIAFQLNARTDAIAKGGDRPIKDSIEDAIARGRAFLDAGAALVFVPGALTRDVIEPLVAGLGHGKLSVIGAPGALPATELQELGVARVSYGPFTQRVALRALQDLAADLYGSGVIPTDTPALN; encoded by the coding sequence ATGACCGAATCAAATATCCAGGCCTGGGCAGAGAAATTGAAGGCTCTGCATGAGGCACCGGAAATCCTGAGTGTGGTCAACGTGTGGGACGCCATCAGCGCCTCGACCGTTGCAGCCCTTCCTGAGACGAAAGCCATTGCCACCGCCGGGCACTCGATTGCGGCCGCGTATGGCTACGCCGATGGAACCATGCCCCTGGATGTCGCGCTGGATGGCGTGAAGAGGATCGTCAACGCGGTTGAACTTCCGGTCACCGCAGACCTCGACGACGGCTATGAAGACCCAGCCGAAACCATCCGCCGGGCGATTGGCATCGGCGTCGTGGGCGCCAACGTCGAAGACCGCTTGCGTCCTTTCGATGAAGCCGTCGCCCGAGTGAAGGCGATCGTCGACGCCGCCAACGGCGAGGGCATCGCGTTCCAGCTGAACGCACGCACCGACGCCATTGCGAAGGGCGGCGACCGCCCGATCAAGGACAGCATTGAGGACGCCATTGCCCGTGGTCGCGCCTTCCTGGATGCAGGAGCAGCGTTGGTATTCGTCCCTGGCGCCCTGACACGCGACGTTATCGAGCCGCTCGTCGCAGGCCTCGGACACGGCAAATTGTCTGTGATCGGCGCCCCCGGAGCGCTTCCCGCAACCGAGCTCCAGGAACTCGGCGTTGCGCGTGTTTCCTACGGCCCGTTTACCCAGCGGGTCGCCTTGCGCGCCCTCCAGGATCTCGCCGCCGATCTGTACGGTTCCGGCGTCATCCCTACGGACACTCCGGCTCTGAACTAA
- a CDS encoding ATP-binding protein yields the protein MKLSRIKFENYRRLMDSEIEVRDNLVVVGANDVGKSSLLRALDLVLGARTAQLFRGTRSMISGVDEVMLVVGGHSTILDQRRIALIADHYALPYLGAPPSAAAR from the coding sequence GTGAAGCTCAGCAGGATCAAGTTTGAGAACTACCGGCGACTCATGGACTCTGAGATAGAGGTCCGAGATAATCTCGTTGTCGTTGGTGCGAACGATGTCGGTAAGTCTTCACTACTCCGTGCTTTGGATTTGGTGCTCGGAGCCAGGACCGCCCAGTTATTTCGAGGAACTCGATCGATGATTTCCGGTGTTGATGAGGTGATGCTCGTCGTCGGCGGCCACTCGACAATCCTCGACCAGCGCAGGATCGCCCTGATCGCCGATCACTACGCATTGCCATACCTAGGGGCACCGCCTTCGGCCGCCGCGCGGTAG